One genomic segment of Ferrimonas sp. YFM includes these proteins:
- a CDS encoding DUF3187 family protein: MRTRTILWPLLLAPVVAQGSEYGPLMVKAQSPLQAQAYTPMLRSGQVMETGTVEWHLTGAIASVWAVTPDYEMDYYHNEVNLGARFAPWERWEFELNYQYRFAADNGLDTITEKFHDFFGLGQNGRDQVPKHRFYISAPQYGVLYEDFQGETLSNALSGYAGYQLYQQGPHAVSAGLGLSYNYVGSGPFEISSFEQIAQLNYSYQPNSPHHFHFTVGTAHSDDQEVSGGLKMSDWSWMAGGSYQYRLGERHRLLLEYHVYSGETKDVDELDEISHEFLLGYRYHLKRGAIELTMIENVFNMDNSTDIAFALGYRHRM, translated from the coding sequence AAGGCCCAGTCGCCGCTACAGGCCCAGGCTTACACCCCCATGCTGCGCAGTGGTCAGGTGATGGAAACCGGCACGGTGGAGTGGCATCTCACCGGCGCCATCGCCAGTGTCTGGGCGGTTACCCCAGATTATGAGATGGACTACTACCACAATGAGGTCAACCTGGGGGCCCGTTTCGCCCCCTGGGAGCGCTGGGAGTTTGAGCTCAACTACCAGTATCGTTTTGCCGCCGACAATGGGTTGGACACCATCACCGAGAAGTTTCACGACTTCTTTGGCCTGGGGCAGAACGGCCGCGACCAGGTGCCCAAGCACCGCTTCTACATCTCCGCCCCCCAATATGGGGTGCTTTATGAGGACTTTCAGGGCGAAACCCTGAGTAACGCCCTGTCCGGTTATGCCGGTTACCAACTCTATCAACAGGGGCCCCACGCGGTGTCTGCCGGACTGGGCCTCTCCTACAACTATGTGGGCAGCGGTCCGTTCGAGATCAGCTCCTTCGAGCAGATTGCCCAGCTCAACTACAGCTACCAGCCCAATTCACCTCACCATTTCCATTTTACCGTCGGCACGGCCCACAGCGACGATCAGGAGGTGTCCGGGGGACTGAAGATGAGTGACTGGTCGTGGATGGCCGGTGGCAGCTATCAGTACCGCCTCGGTGAGCGTCATCGGTTGTTGCTGGAGTATCACGTCTACAGCGGTGAGACCAAGGATGTGGATGAACTGGATGAGATCTCCCATGAGTTTCTGCTGGGGTACCGCTACCACTTGAAACGGGGGGCCATCGAGCTGACCATGATTGAGAACGTGTTCAATATGGACAACAGCACCGACATCGCCTTTGCCCTGGGCTATCGCCACAGGATGTAG
- a CDS encoding tRNA-modifying protein YgfZ: MAQLIPLTHLGLVRISGDDTLTFLQGQLTINLMTLEENQWSWGGHCDPKGKLLASFRVLKQGGDILMLMPKELISLDMPQLQKYAVFNKVTITDASDELPVHGLLGDDACQLAAELFAGDGNLRHLESASLLLDDASAILLGEVPGGLSALESGSEAQWLRHEIAQAWPMLPASQSGELVPQMLNLDAVGGIQYDKGCYIGQETVARMHFRGGNKRATFVLKGSASALPEGDLELALGENWRRGGTLLSSQLVEGELWATAVMAKDVEADARLRIGEVELAIEPRPYPLFGEE; encoded by the coding sequence ATGGCGCAGCTCATCCCCCTGACCCACCTGGGTCTTGTCCGCATCAGCGGCGACGACACCCTGACCTTCCTGCAGGGGCAACTCACCATCAACCTGATGACCCTGGAGGAGAACCAGTGGAGTTGGGGCGGTCACTGTGACCCCAAGGGCAAGCTGCTGGCCAGTTTCCGGGTGCTCAAGCAGGGCGGCGACATCCTGATGCTGATGCCCAAAGAGCTGATCTCCCTGGATATGCCTCAGCTTCAGAAGTACGCCGTGTTCAACAAGGTGACCATCACCGACGCCAGCGACGAGCTGCCGGTTCACGGGCTGTTGGGCGACGATGCCTGTCAGCTGGCCGCAGAGCTGTTTGCCGGTGACGGCAACCTGCGCCACCTGGAGAGCGCCAGCCTGCTGCTGGACGACGCCAGTGCCATCCTCCTGGGAGAGGTACCCGGCGGCCTGAGCGCCCTGGAGAGTGGCAGCGAAGCACAGTGGCTGCGCCATGAGATCGCCCAGGCCTGGCCCATGCTGCCCGCCAGTCAAAGTGGCGAACTGGTGCCACAGATGCTGAATCTGGACGCCGTCGGCGGCATTCAGTACGACAAGGGCTGCTACATCGGCCAGGAGACCGTGGCCCGGATGCACTTCCGTGGTGGCAATAAGCGCGCCACCTTCGTCCTCAAGGGCAGCGCCTCGGCCCTGCCCGAGGGGGATCTGGAGCTGGCCCTGGGTGAAAACTGGCGCCGTGGCGGCACCCTGCTGAGCAGCCAGCTGGTTGAGGGGGAACTCTGGGCCACGGCGGTGATGGCCAAGGATGTGGAGGCCGACGCCAGGCTGCGCATCGGCGAGGTGGAACTGGCCATCGAGCCACGCCCCTACCCGCTGTTTGGCGAGGAGTAA
- the serA gene encoding phosphoglycerate dehydrogenase, which yields MTQYSLEKDKIKVLLLEGLHPRSIESFKLAGYDNIEALKTSLSEEELIERIKDVHFIGIRSRTQLTERVIEAASKLVGIGCFCIGTNQVDLKAAAKKGVPVFNAPFSNTRSVAELVLGEILLLLRGIPEKNALAHRGVWQKSASGSFEARGKVLGIIGYGHIGTQLGVLAESLGMQVMFYDIENKLPLGNARQMASLPQLLAQADIVSLHVPETPATKDMINADTLAHIRQGSILINASRGTVVDINALSAALSSGRIRGAAVDVFPVEPKSNDEEFVTPLREFDNVILTPHVGGSTQEAQENIGIEVASKMVKYSDNGSTLSAVNFPEVSLPEHTGASRLLHIHHNVPGILNQINQAFAAKEINIVAQFLQTKGDLGYVVMDVETQYADDALAQLSAIEGTIRARILH from the coding sequence ATGACCCAATACTCTCTCGAAAAAGACAAAATCAAGGTTCTGCTGCTGGAGGGACTGCACCCGCGCTCCATCGAAAGCTTCAAACTGGCCGGTTATGACAACATCGAGGCCCTGAAGACGTCCCTCTCCGAAGAGGAGTTGATCGAGCGTATCAAGGATGTGCACTTCATCGGCATCCGCTCCCGCACCCAGCTGACCGAGAGAGTGATTGAAGCCGCGAGCAAACTGGTGGGCATCGGCTGCTTCTGCATCGGCACCAACCAGGTAGACCTCAAGGCCGCCGCCAAGAAGGGTGTGCCGGTATTCAACGCCCCCTTCTCCAACACCCGATCCGTGGCTGAACTGGTGCTGGGTGAGATCCTGCTGCTGCTGCGTGGCATTCCCGAGAAGAACGCTCTGGCCCACCGCGGCGTCTGGCAGAAGAGTGCCAGCGGCAGCTTCGAGGCCCGTGGCAAGGTGCTGGGGATCATCGGCTATGGCCACATCGGCACCCAGCTGGGCGTGTTAGCGGAGAGCCTGGGGATGCAGGTGATGTTCTATGACATCGAGAACAAGCTGCCCCTGGGCAATGCCCGTCAAATGGCCTCCCTGCCCCAGCTTCTGGCCCAGGCGGACATCGTCAGCCTGCACGTACCGGAAACCCCGGCCACCAAGGATATGATCAACGCCGATACCCTGGCCCACATACGTCAGGGCAGCATACTGATCAACGCCTCCCGTGGCACTGTGGTGGACATCAACGCCCTGTCCGCCGCCCTCTCCAGTGGTCGCATTCGCGGCGCCGCCGTCGACGTGTTCCCGGTGGAGCCCAAATCCAATGACGAGGAGTTTGTCACCCCGCTGCGTGAGTTCGACAACGTCATCCTGACGCCCCATGTGGGGGGCTCCACCCAGGAGGCTCAGGAGAACATCGGCATCGAAGTGGCCTCCAAAATGGTGAAGTACTCCGACAACGGCTCCACCCTGTCGGCGGTGAACTTCCCCGAGGTGTCCCTGCCAGAGCACACCGGCGCCAGCCGTCTGCTGCACATCCACCACAACGTGCCCGGCATCCTCAACCAGATCAACCAGGCGTTTGCCGCCAAGGAGATCAACATCGTTGCCCAGTTCCTGCAAACCAAGGGCGACCTGGGCTATGTGGTGATGGACGTGGAAACTCAATACGCCGACGACGCCCTGGCCCAGCTCAGCGCCATCGAAGGCACCATCCGCGCCCGTATTCTGCACTGA
- a CDS encoding DUF2238 domain-containing protein — protein MSQTLPRLAWAAVFTLVLIWSAIDPKDGFTWFLEVLPALIGAVILLVTLKRYPLTPLAYQLVLVHCVILMVGGHYTYAEVPLFDTLAEWFDWERNNYDKVGHLAQGFIPAILAREIFLRNQVVRPGGWVFFLSVCFCLAFSAFYELIEWWVALGTGEDAEAFLGTQGYVWDTQSDMMWAMIGAIASQLLLGRVHDGQLKALSSQA, from the coding sequence ATGTCACAAACCTTGCCCCGCCTGGCCTGGGCCGCTGTTTTTACCCTGGTATTGATCTGGTCTGCCATCGATCCCAAGGATGGCTTCACCTGGTTTCTGGAGGTGTTGCCTGCCCTGATCGGGGCGGTGATTCTGCTGGTCACCCTGAAGCGCTACCCACTGACGCCTCTGGCCTACCAGCTGGTGCTGGTGCACTGCGTCATCCTGATGGTGGGGGGCCACTACACTTACGCCGAGGTGCCGCTGTTCGATACCCTGGCCGAGTGGTTTGACTGGGAACGGAACAACTACGACAAGGTGGGCCATCTGGCCCAGGGATTCATCCCCGCCATACTGGCCCGGGAGATATTCCTGCGGAATCAGGTGGTGCGCCCCGGAGGCTGGGTGTTCTTCCTGTCGGTCTGCTTCTGCCTGGCTTTTTCCGCCTTCTATGAACTGATCGAGTGGTGGGTGGCACTGGGAACCGGTGAGGATGCTGAGGCCTTCCTGGGGACCCAGGGCTATGTCTGGGATACCCAGTCCGACATGATGTGGGCCATGATCGGCGCCATTGCGTCCCAGCTGTTGCTGGGACGGGTACACGACGGTCAGCTGAAGGCGCTCAGCTCTCAGGCGTGA
- a CDS encoding TetR/AcrR family transcriptional regulator: MSASKRQQILDTALVLFVEQGLEGAATAKIAKEAGVATGTLFHHFANKQELVSALYLAIKGELAERLPPVTSEIPTREMAGKMWQASMEWALSHPDKLRFLLAYYQSPVLTPETRRTAKFETLGFVLELIKVGQARGELANYPHELMMEVCHSLFMASAGHFIDHPDQAADPEQHQAAMTIFWNALAAPGHHA, encoded by the coding sequence GTGAGCGCCTCGAAACGTCAGCAGATTCTGGATACCGCCCTGGTGCTCTTCGTCGAGCAGGGGCTTGAAGGGGCGGCCACCGCCAAGATCGCCAAGGAAGCCGGTGTCGCCACCGGCACCCTGTTTCATCACTTCGCCAACAAGCAGGAGCTGGTGTCAGCCCTCTATCTGGCCATCAAGGGCGAACTGGCGGAGCGGCTGCCGCCGGTGACCTCGGAGATCCCCACCCGGGAGATGGCGGGCAAGATGTGGCAGGCCTCCATGGAGTGGGCCCTGAGCCATCCGGACAAACTGCGCTTCCTGCTGGCCTACTACCAGTCTCCGGTGCTGACGCCCGAGACCCGGCGTACCGCCAAGTTTGAAACCCTGGGGTTCGTGCTGGAGCTGATCAAGGTGGGGCAGGCCCGCGGAGAGCTGGCAAACTACCCCCATGAACTGATGATGGAGGTGTGCCACAGCCTGTTTATGGCCAGTGCCGGTCACTTCATCGACCACCCTGACCAGGCCGCCGACCCCGAACAGCACCAGGCGGCCATGACCATCTTCTGGAACGCCCTGGCCGCCCCCGGCCATCACGCCTGA
- a CDS encoding coniferyl aldehyde dehydrogenase: MTEQPMQPLNSEKQAMLLHFEQQKAAFHQEPYRDVAHRIDDLSRLKQALLKHSDNLAQALDQDYQGRSHQDTLISDILPCVMNIGYTTKRLKKWTKPERRHAGLLLAPAQVEVHYQPLGVVGIVVPWNFPVMLSIGPLITALAAGNRAMIKLSEFTPKANAALIEMLADAFDEKQVVCIEGEAEIAAQFSALPFDHLLFTGSTTVGRHVMRAAADNLTPVTLELGGKSPTIVGPDMDLDTAAERMILGKTLNGGQICVAPDYVLVPREKLQGFAEAYQRQFQSLYPKGIDSQDYTSVVNERQYQRLIAWLEEAENKGAKVLPCVPGHHRNDERKRLTTHLLLDTTDEMTVRQEEIFGPLLPLIPYDSIDEALEYVRSRPRPLALYLLSYDKVLQQKVISQSHAGGMCINNALFHVAADDAPFGGVGPSGMGHYHGIEGFKTFSHAKTVLRQGRLFVGKLVYPPYDKWLQKLIFKFFLR, from the coding sequence ATGACCGAGCAACCCATGCAGCCATTGAACAGTGAAAAGCAGGCCATGCTGCTGCACTTTGAGCAACAGAAGGCGGCGTTTCACCAGGAGCCCTACCGGGATGTAGCGCACCGCATCGACGACCTCAGCCGCCTCAAGCAGGCCCTGTTGAAGCACAGTGACAACCTGGCCCAGGCCCTAGACCAGGACTACCAGGGGCGCAGCCATCAGGACACCCTGATCTCTGACATCCTCCCCTGTGTGATGAACATTGGCTACACCACTAAACGCCTGAAAAAATGGACAAAGCCAGAACGTCGCCACGCCGGGCTGTTGCTGGCTCCTGCCCAGGTGGAGGTGCACTATCAGCCTCTGGGTGTGGTGGGCATCGTGGTGCCCTGGAACTTCCCGGTGATGCTCTCCATCGGCCCGCTGATCACCGCCCTGGCGGCGGGCAACCGGGCGATGATCAAGTTGTCTGAGTTCACCCCCAAGGCCAACGCGGCGCTGATTGAGATGCTGGCGGACGCCTTTGACGAGAAGCAGGTGGTCTGCATCGAGGGAGAGGCGGAGATCGCCGCCCAGTTCAGTGCCCTGCCCTTCGATCATCTGCTGTTTACCGGCTCCACCACAGTAGGCCGTCATGTGATGCGCGCGGCCGCCGACAACCTGACCCCGGTCACCCTGGAACTGGGGGGCAAAAGCCCCACCATAGTGGGCCCGGACATGGATCTGGACACTGCCGCCGAACGGATGATCCTCGGCAAGACGCTCAATGGCGGTCAGATCTGCGTGGCACCGGACTATGTGCTGGTGCCTAGGGAGAAGCTTCAGGGATTTGCCGAGGCCTACCAGCGTCAGTTCCAGTCACTCTATCCCAAGGGGATCGACAGCCAGGACTACACCTCTGTGGTCAATGAGCGCCAGTATCAGAGGTTGATCGCCTGGCTGGAGGAGGCCGAAAACAAGGGGGCCAAGGTACTGCCCTGTGTGCCCGGCCATCACAGGAATGACGAGCGAAAACGCCTGACCACTCACCTGCTGCTGGACACCACAGACGAGATGACGGTTCGCCAGGAGGAGATCTTCGGCCCGCTGCTGCCGCTCATCCCTTACGACAGCATCGACGAGGCACTGGAGTACGTCCGCAGCCGCCCCCGTCCCCTGGCCCTTTACCTGCTCAGTTATGATAAGGTGCTGCAACAGAAGGTGATCAGCCAAAGCCACGCCGGGGGCATGTGCATCAACAACGCCCTGTTCCACGTGGCCGCAGACGACGCCCCTTTCGGTGGAGTCGGACCATCAGGCATGGGCCACTATCACGGCATCGAGGGGTTCAAGACCTTCTCTCATGCCAAGACGGTGCTGCGCCAGGGGCGCCTCTTCGTAGGCAAACTGGTGTATCCCCCCTACGACAAGTGGCTGCAGAAACTGATCTTCAAATTCTTCCTCAGATAA
- a CDS encoding glutathione peroxidase, translating into MRAVIALLALLATPSLYAASCPDWLDVDKRRLHDKEQVNLCQLTAGRPALIVNTASNCGYTPQFKQLEQLHKTYGDKLVIIGFPSDDFFQEEDEEAKTAEVCYRNYGVSFTMLAPVSVRGSDADPIFKALADQGGSPKWNFYKYLVDGSGKLVDYWAPTTKPDDEDIVKEINKLVSEG; encoded by the coding sequence ATGCGAGCTGTTATCGCCCTGCTGGCCCTGTTGGCCACCCCCTCCCTCTACGCCGCCTCCTGCCCAGACTGGCTGGATGTGGACAAGCGCCGTCTGCATGACAAGGAGCAGGTCAACCTGTGCCAGCTGACCGCCGGTCGACCCGCCCTGATCGTCAATACCGCCAGCAACTGTGGCTACACCCCCCAGTTCAAGCAACTGGAGCAGTTACACAAAACCTATGGCGACAAGCTGGTGATCATCGGCTTCCCCTCCGACGACTTCTTCCAGGAGGAGGACGAGGAAGCCAAGACCGCAGAGGTGTGCTACCGCAACTATGGGGTCAGCTTCACCATGCTGGCTCCGGTCTCGGTGCGTGGCAGCGATGCCGACCCCATCTTCAAGGCTCTGGCGGACCAGGGGGGCTCCCCAAAGTGGAATTTCTACAAATATCTGGTGGACGGCAGCGGCAAGCTGGTGGATTACTGGGCCCCGACCACCAAGCCAGATGATGAAGATATCGTCAAAGAGATCAACAAGTTGGTTTCTGAGGGCTAA
- the rpiA gene encoding ribose-5-phosphate isomerase RpiA, translating to MTQDELKKAAGWAALEYVEDGSIVGVGTGSTVNHFIDALATKKNNIEGAVSSSEASTAKMKALGIPVFDLNSVDNLSVYVDGADEINPAMEMIKGGGAALTREKIVAAVADKFICIADGSKQVDILGDFPLPVEVIPMARSYVAREIVKLGGSPVYREGVVTDNGNVILDVYDMKITEPKKLETQLNAIVGVVTNGLFADRGADVLLLGTEQGVKTIK from the coding sequence ATGACACAAGACGAACTGAAAAAAGCCGCCGGCTGGGCCGCGCTGGAATATGTGGAAGACGGCAGCATTGTGGGCGTGGGCACCGGCTCCACCGTAAACCACTTTATCGATGCCCTGGCCACCAAGAAAAACAACATTGAGGGTGCCGTATCCAGCTCCGAAGCCTCCACCGCCAAGATGAAGGCCCTGGGCATCCCGGTGTTCGACCTGAACAGCGTCGACAACCTGTCCGTCTATGTAGACGGTGCCGACGAAATCAACCCTGCCATGGAGATGATCAAGGGCGGTGGCGCTGCCCTGACCCGCGAAAAGATCGTGGCCGCCGTGGCCGACAAGTTCATCTGCATCGCCGACGGCTCCAAACAAGTGGACATCCTGGGTGACTTCCCTCTGCCGGTCGAAGTGATCCCCATGGCCCGCAGCTACGTGGCCCGGGAAATCGTCAAACTGGGTGGCAGCCCGGTCTACCGTGAAGGTGTGGTGACCGATAACGGTAACGTCATCCTGGACGTATACGACATGAAGATCACCGAGCCCAAGAAGCTGGAAACCCAGCTGAACGCCATCGTCGGTGTAGTGACCAATGGCCTGTTCGCCGACCGCGGTGCCGATGTACTGCTGCTGGGCACCGAACAAGGCGTCAAGACCATCAAGTAA
- a CDS encoding Hsp20 family protein, producing MRSFDFAPLYKSAIGFERFAKLMDEAQRAENHNGYPPYNIELVEENHYRITMAVAGFGDNELDIEVEGDTLRIEGTKAKGDVERHYLHQGIAERNFKRRFKLADHVRVSDAQMENGLLHVDLVREIPEAMKPRKIAIKQEGRLVEA from the coding sequence ATGCGTAGTTTTGATTTTGCCCCCCTGTACAAATCCGCCATCGGCTTCGAGCGTTTCGCCAAACTGATGGATGAAGCCCAGCGCGCCGAGAATCACAACGGCTACCCTCCGTACAACATCGAGCTGGTGGAAGAGAACCACTACCGCATCACCATGGCCGTGGCCGGCTTCGGTGACAACGAGCTGGATATCGAAGTCGAGGGAGACACCCTGCGCATCGAGGGCACCAAGGCCAAGGGCGATGTAGAGCGCCACTACCTGCACCAGGGCATTGCCGAGCGCAACTTCAAGCGCCGCTTCAAGCTGGCCGACCATGTTCGGGTCAGTGACGCCCAGATGGAGAACGGTCTGCTGCACGTGGATCTGGTCCGCGAGATCCCGGAAGCGATGAAGCCTCGCAAGATCGCCATCAAGCAGGAAGGCCGTCTGGTCGAAGCCTGA
- a CDS encoding ATP-binding protein, with translation MAQHLSLRSRIQLLVVIPLLFCSIIFGRYMMGQYSELQDLQQIEQRYQLISELQLAMAAVDKLRRSTVIEPTLGTLATQISNARLAATHLDAPEFRQLFVADADGFELHLEELSYLIGELPDSELDKDLRWEWLSLADDWQQNSLRMVESLPVEVESRTVREGILAYNQLLFMLEYAREELLVIKEALKSGALSAAARQRLQELALLQQSVLDKYVSVYASESQVNLLLSAFTNDAFTRGNELRQSLLDGESHTLTAERLEAADTRMKLLDQVLQAVRNDIAQSASQAYHSQQTHFFTNLAILLLMLGMMAALALRLARHLRHGIAAIGDTMKQVEETRDYSLRIELPGKDELSRLGQTLNRLVQERAGFEASLVSAKEEAEKANHAKSIFLANMSHEIRTPLNGILGMTDILSSTQLSGEQLEYLHTIQSSSRALQSIINDVLDLSKIEAGNLVISPIKTKLKELFYEVASVVAPKAMEKGIRFDVDYPPELPEQVMTDSHRLRQILLNLLSNAVKFTADGEVLLGCRVLQRKEQAPILCIRVKDTGIGIDQDKQEEIFHPFKQEDGSTTRKFGGTGLGLSICRQLAHLMGGQIRVSSLKGEGSTFLLELPLEEVPTPRIHSNKLEGLKVLLLDGYYDSAQRYCQELVALGMEVSYVTQVSELLPMLQGESRFDLLIARYSSLPDGERTLVTLQQSHPLPLMLLNDLSNSLTLDEITTPVQVMLAPIRGERLQRNLEKLMATEPAAANPLQSASTTPSEHYRARLLLVEDNKTNQRVAQIILSKAGFHVEIANNGQEATEMVVASEYDLILMDCMMPVMDGFEASRQIRQLEERQQRRRTPIIALTASVLDDDVQACYDAGMDYYVPKPYDKQQLIGAITRLAPTLETATV, from the coding sequence ATGGCCCAACATCTTTCGCTGCGCAGCCGAATCCAACTGCTGGTGGTCATACCACTGCTGTTCTGCTCCATCATCTTTGGCCGCTACATGATGGGTCAGTACAGCGAGCTTCAGGATCTGCAACAGATCGAGCAACGCTACCAACTGATCTCTGAGCTGCAACTGGCCATGGCTGCTGTGGATAAGCTGCGCCGCTCCACCGTCATTGAGCCCACCCTGGGTACCCTGGCCACCCAGATCTCCAATGCCCGCCTGGCAGCCACCCACCTCGATGCCCCTGAGTTCCGCCAGCTGTTTGTCGCCGATGCCGACGGATTCGAGCTGCATCTGGAGGAGCTCTCCTACCTCATCGGCGAACTGCCGGACAGCGAGCTGGACAAGGACCTTCGTTGGGAGTGGCTTTCTCTGGCAGACGACTGGCAACAGAACAGCCTGAGAATGGTGGAGTCGCTGCCGGTAGAGGTGGAGAGCCGAACCGTCCGCGAGGGGATACTGGCCTACAATCAGCTGCTGTTCATGCTGGAGTACGCCCGGGAAGAGCTGCTGGTGATCAAAGAGGCACTCAAATCGGGCGCTCTCAGCGCCGCCGCCCGGCAACGACTGCAGGAGCTGGCTCTGTTGCAACAATCGGTGCTGGATAAGTACGTCAGCGTCTATGCCAGCGAGTCCCAGGTCAATCTGCTGCTTTCCGCCTTCACCAACGATGCCTTCACCCGAGGCAATGAGTTGCGCCAGTCCCTGCTCGATGGCGAGAGTCACACCCTGACCGCGGAGAGGCTCGAAGCCGCCGACACCAGGATGAAACTGCTGGATCAGGTTTTGCAGGCGGTGCGCAACGACATCGCCCAGTCCGCCAGCCAGGCTTACCACAGCCAGCAGACTCACTTCTTCACCAACCTGGCCATACTGCTGCTGATGCTGGGGATGATGGCCGCCCTGGCCCTGCGACTGGCCCGCCACCTTCGCCATGGAATTGCCGCCATTGGTGACACCATGAAACAGGTGGAGGAGACCCGGGATTACAGCCTGCGCATCGAACTGCCGGGAAAGGATGAACTCAGCCGGCTCGGTCAAACCCTCAATCGGCTGGTTCAGGAGCGGGCGGGATTCGAGGCCAGCCTGGTCAGTGCCAAGGAGGAGGCGGAAAAAGCCAATCATGCCAAAAGCATCTTTCTGGCCAACATGAGCCATGAGATCCGTACGCCCCTCAATGGCATCCTCGGCATGACCGACATCCTCAGCAGCACCCAACTCAGCGGTGAGCAACTGGAGTATCTGCACACCATCCAAAGCTCCTCCAGGGCTTTGCAGTCGATCATCAACGACGTGCTGGACCTGTCCAAGATCGAGGCAGGCAACCTGGTGATCTCCCCCATCAAAACCAAGCTCAAGGAGCTGTTCTACGAGGTGGCCAGCGTGGTGGCCCCCAAGGCGATGGAGAAGGGGATCCGATTCGATGTGGACTACCCCCCTGAGTTGCCGGAACAGGTGATGACAGACAGCCATCGCCTGCGTCAGATACTGCTGAACCTGCTCTCCAACGCGGTGAAATTCACCGCCGACGGAGAGGTACTGCTGGGCTGCCGGGTACTGCAGCGGAAGGAGCAGGCCCCCATCCTCTGCATCCGGGTCAAGGATACCGGCATCGGCATCGACCAGGACAAGCAGGAAGAGATCTTCCACCCCTTCAAGCAGGAGGACGGGTCCACCACCCGCAAGTTTGGCGGCACCGGTCTGGGCCTGAGCATCTGCCGCCAGCTGGCCCACTTGATGGGAGGACAGATACGGGTCAGCAGCCTCAAAGGAGAGGGCAGCACCTTCCTGCTGGAACTGCCTCTGGAGGAGGTGCCCACCCCCAGAATTCACTCCAACAAACTGGAAGGCCTGAAAGTGTTGCTGCTGGACGGCTATTACGACTCCGCCCAGCGCTACTGTCAGGAGCTGGTGGCCCTGGGGATGGAGGTCAGCTACGTCACCCAGGTCAGCGAGCTGCTTCCCATGCTCCAGGGAGAGAGCCGTTTCGACCTGCTTATCGCACGCTACTCCAGCCTGCCTGATGGGGAGCGCACCCTGGTGACCCTGCAGCAGAGCCACCCCCTGCCACTTATGCTGCTCAACGACCTGTCCAACAGTCTGACTTTGGATGAGATCACCACACCGGTTCAGGTGATGCTGGCCCCGATTCGCGGTGAGCGGCTACAGAGAAACCTGGAGAAACTGATGGCCACTGAGCCTGCGGCCGCCAACCCCCTGCAGTCCGCCAGTACCACTCCTTCAGAGCACTATCGAGCCCGGCTGTTGCTGGTGGAGGACAACAAGACCAACCAGCGCGTCGCCCAGATCATCCTCTCCAAGGCGGGATTCCACGTTGAGATTGCCAACAATGGCCAGGAGGCCACCGAGATGGTGGTCGCCAGCGAATACGATCTGATTCTGATGGACTGCATGATGCCGGTGATGGACGGCTTCGAAGCCAGTCGGCAGATTCGCCAGTTGGAGGAGCGACAGCAGCGGCGTCGCACCCCCATCATCGCCCTGACCGCCAGTGTGCTGGACGACGACGTTCAGGCCTGTTACGACGCAGGCATGGATTACTACGTGCCCAAACCATATGATAAACAGCAACTTATAGGAGCAATAACTCGCCTGGCGCCAACTCTGGAAACCGCGACTGTGTAA
- a CDS encoding 5-formyltetrahydrofolate cyclo-ligase — translation MPQDRQALRQHLRQQRRALSPEQQRQASQALAHTLINQSEIAQAKTIALYLANDGEPNLMPLIRLLWQQHKTLVLPVMDPSDPKQILFQRFAPDTAMVNNRYGIAEPAWTESEILHREQIELMLMPLVGFDEQGNRLGMGAGYYDRYLAGESPRPLLVGCAHEIQRLERLDREPWDIPLDAVVTPKRWLTVR, via the coding sequence ATGCCCCAGGATCGCCAGGCACTTCGTCAGCACCTTCGCCAGCAGCGCCGCGCCCTCTCCCCCGAACAGCAACGTCAGGCCTCTCAGGCATTGGCCCACACTCTCATTAACCAATCCGAGATTGCCCAGGCCAAGACCATAGCGCTCTACCTGGCCAATGATGGCGAACCCAATCTGATGCCGCTGATACGCCTGCTGTGGCAGCAGCACAAGACCCTGGTCCTGCCGGTGATGGATCCCAGTGACCCTAAACAGATCCTGTTCCAGCGCTTCGCCCCCGACACCGCCATGGTGAACAACAGGTACGGCATCGCCGAACCGGCCTGGACAGAGAGTGAGATACTCCACAGGGAGCAGATTGAGCTGATGCTGATGCCCCTGGTGGGCTTCGACGAGCAGGGCAACCGTCTGGGCATGGGCGCCGGATACTATGATCGCTACCTGGCGGGAGAGAGCCCCAGGCCGCTGCTGGTGGGCTGCGCCCACGAGATTCAGCGGCTGGAGCGCCTGGACCGTGAGCCCTGGGACATCCCCCTGGATGCGGTAGTCACCCCCAAACGCTGGCTGACCGTCCGCTGA